One region of Hydrogenobaculum sp. Y04AAS1 genomic DNA includes:
- the queF gene encoding preQ(1) synthase: MQQEKKYGEIEIEKAALEPWENPAKENDYIIEMSFPEFSCLCPRSGYPDYATIKIRYIPNEYIVELKSLKLWLNSFRNQYISHEAATNTIYNKLFELLKPKFLEVIGDFHPRGNLHTVVRVRSDKKYD; the protein is encoded by the coding sequence ATGCAACAAGAGAAAAAGTACGGTGAAATTGAAATAGAAAAAGCAGCTTTAGAACCATGGGAAAACCCAGCCAAAGAAAACGACTATATAATAGAAATGTCTTTTCCAGAGTTTAGCTGTCTTTGCCCTAGGTCTGGTTATCCTGATTACGCCACCATAAAGATAAGGTATATACCAAACGAATACATTGTAGAATTAAAATCTTTAAAACTATGGCTAAACTCTTTTAGAAATCAATATATATCTCATGAAGCAGCTACAAACACCATATACAACAAACTTTTTGAGCTTTTAAAACCAAAATTTTTAGAGGTAATAGGGGATTTTCATCCAAGGGGAAATCTTCACACCGTAGTAAGAGTAAGGTCTGATAAAAAATATGATTAA
- a CDS encoding ABC transporter substrate-binding protein — protein MYFAFKILKNPYINGILFTLICFLPIYFSKSPKVSNISIKTVDLRKAHISIGKTSNIAYIVLASDPKTLNPVLAQETSSTDVIAPLFNGLTKIDLKTMSIKPELASSWKILNNGKTYIIYLRKGLKWSDGKPLTAYDVEFTYNDIYYNPHIPNSIKDTLSVDGKPFKVKALNKYTVEFDLPHRFAPFLQSISAPILPKHILENAVKQNTFNTFWSVSQKPSLIVGSGPYKLVKYVKGQYVEYEANPYYYKSPKNLPYIKRIKAFIIQDKNIALIQFLEGDISYIGLSPEDLSYFALNKPKTPAIVYDLGETPTTTFITFNQNPHADIPKYKLKWFQNRFFRVAISYAIDRKAIASMVYNNMASPLYGPITPANRPYYKKGLFKRYPFNLSKAKKLFIKAGFYYKKGKLYDKDGHRVEFSLITNSDAQDRKYIGAIVKEDLEKIGIKVIFQPIDFNSLVSKLTTPPYQWESVLIGLTGSIDPNDGKNVWYSKGSLHIWHPMEKKPATLWEKELDTLFDEGSKTINPKKRIDIYRAAFYLIQHYEPMVFIVTPKSLMTSKVYMKNFYPTVWGFYKKDYMYIKR, from the coding sequence ATGTATTTTGCTTTTAAAATACTCAAAAATCCCTACATTAACGGTATTTTATTTACGCTCATATGTTTTTTGCCTATATATTTTTCCAAAAGCCCAAAAGTCTCCAACATATCTATAAAAACTGTAGACCTAAGAAAAGCTCATATATCCATTGGCAAAACATCTAACATCGCTTATATCGTTTTAGCTTCAGATCCCAAAACCCTAAACCCAGTACTAGCTCAAGAGACATCTTCCACCGATGTAATCGCCCCTCTTTTTAACGGCCTTACAAAGATTGACTTAAAAACTATGAGCATAAAACCAGAACTCGCCTCTTCTTGGAAAATACTAAATAACGGAAAAACCTACATAATATATCTTAGAAAAGGTTTAAAATGGTCCGATGGAAAACCCCTAACCGCTTACGATGTAGAGTTTACCTACAACGATATATATTATAACCCTCATATTCCAAATTCTATAAAAGATACGTTATCAGTGGATGGTAAACCTTTCAAGGTAAAAGCGTTAAACAAATACACTGTAGAGTTTGATTTGCCTCACCGGTTTGCCCCCTTTCTACAATCTATAAGCGCTCCCATACTACCAAAGCATATTTTAGAAAACGCTGTAAAACAAAATACCTTTAACACATTTTGGAGTGTATCTCAAAAGCCTTCTTTAATAGTAGGCTCTGGTCCTTATAAGCTCGTCAAATATGTAAAAGGCCAATATGTAGAATATGAGGCAAATCCATATTATTATAAAAGCCCGAAAAACCTCCCTTATATAAAACGTATCAAAGCTTTTATTATACAAGATAAAAATATAGCCCTCATTCAGTTTTTAGAAGGAGATATATCTTACATTGGACTATCCCCAGAAGATCTATCTTACTTTGCTTTAAACAAACCAAAAACCCCGGCTATAGTATATGACTTAGGGGAGACTCCAACCACCACGTTTATCACATTCAATCAAAATCCTCATGCAGATATACCAAAATACAAACTAAAATGGTTTCAAAACAGATTTTTTAGAGTGGCTATATCTTACGCCATAGATAGAAAAGCTATAGCTTCTATGGTTTACAACAACATGGCAAGCCCGCTCTATGGACCGATAACCCCCGCCAACAGACCCTACTATAAAAAAGGTTTATTTAAACGTTATCCTTTTAATCTATCAAAAGCCAAAAAACTTTTTATAAAAGCTGGTTTTTATTACAAAAAAGGTAAGCTCTACGATAAAGATGGTCATAGAGTAGAGTTTAGTCTTATCACAAACTCAGATGCCCAAGATAGAAAATATATAGGAGCCATTGTAAAAGAAGACTTGGAAAAAATAGGTATAAAAGTGATATTTCAACCAATAGACTTTAACTCTTTGGTATCTAAACTTACAACACCTCCTTATCAATGGGAAAGCGTTTTGATAGGGCTAACTGGTTCCATTGACCCAAACGATGGTAAAAACGTTTGGTATTCAAAGGGTTCTTTACATATATGGCATCCTATGGAGAAAAAACCAGCCACACTTTGGGAAAAAGAGCTCGATACGTTGTTTGACGAAGGGTCAAAAACTATAAATCCCAAAAAGCGTATAGATATATATAGAGCCGCTTTTTATTTAATTCAGCATTACGAGCCTATGGTTTTCATAGTCACGCCTAAAAGCCTAATGACCTCAAAAGTTTATATGAAAAATTTTTATCCTACAGTCTGGGGCTTTTATAAAAAAGATTATATGTATATTAAAAGGTGA
- the leuA gene encoding 2-isopropylmalate synthase: MDDKRVYIFDTTLRDGEQAPGFSMTIDEKLQMAHQLARLGVDIIEAGFAIASKGDFEAIKLISEEVKGPTICSLARANEADIERAAEALKSAERKRIHTFIATSDIHMQYKLKKTKEEVLELAKKAVRFARNFTDDVEFSCEDATRSSKDFLYKIIEEAIKEGATTINIPDTVGYATPLEFYELIKSIKENVPNIDKAIISVHCHNDLGMATANSLMALKAGARQIECTINAIGERAGNAGLEEVAMALVVRKEYFDNLYTNINTKEIYKTSRLLCRITSSFVQPNKAVVGDNAFAHESGIHQHGVLSNPMTYEIMKPEDVGFPSNRVVLGKHSGRHALKSRLQELGIELPEEEFEKLFEEFKALSDKKKYIYDEDIEALIYKDVLKQDNKSLKLISFQVQTGDNLLPTATVSLEINGEKKIFTATGDGPVDAVIKAIEKALPQEPKFLDYSIKALTPNTDAQAEARVLIELNDIKSSGSSTDTDIVKASANAFLDAVNKALFKKQVKEKAIEGV; this comes from the coding sequence ATGGATGATAAAAGAGTATATATATTTGATACGACGTTAAGAGACGGTGAGCAAGCCCCTGGTTTTTCAATGACCATAGACGAAAAGCTCCAAATGGCTCATCAGCTGGCAAGACTTGGGGTTGATATCATAGAAGCTGGTTTTGCCATAGCTTCTAAAGGAGATTTCGAAGCTATAAAACTAATCTCTGAGGAAGTAAAAGGACCTACCATATGCTCTTTGGCAAGGGCAAACGAAGCTGATATAGAAAGAGCTGCCGAGGCTTTAAAATCAGCCGAAAGAAAACGCATACACACTTTTATAGCCACATCCGATATACACATGCAGTACAAACTCAAAAAAACCAAAGAAGAAGTGTTAGAACTTGCTAAAAAAGCGGTAAGGTTTGCAAGAAACTTTACAGACGATGTAGAGTTTTCCTGTGAAGATGCCACCAGAAGCTCAAAAGACTTTCTTTACAAAATCATAGAAGAGGCTATAAAAGAAGGTGCCACCACTATAAATATTCCAGACACCGTTGGATACGCTACGCCTTTGGAGTTTTATGAGCTTATAAAAAGCATAAAAGAAAATGTTCCAAATATAGACAAAGCCATTATAAGTGTGCATTGCCACAACGATCTTGGCATGGCTACAGCAAACTCACTTATGGCTTTAAAAGCTGGGGCAAGACAGATAGAATGCACTATAAACGCCATAGGAGAAAGGGCTGGAAACGCAGGACTTGAAGAAGTGGCGATGGCTTTGGTAGTAAGAAAAGAATACTTTGATAATCTTTATACCAATATCAACACAAAAGAGATATACAAAACCAGTAGGCTTTTATGTAGAATCACCAGCAGCTTCGTACAACCAAATAAAGCTGTGGTAGGAGACAACGCCTTTGCCCATGAGTCTGGCATTCATCAGCACGGTGTGTTGTCAAATCCTATGACCTACGAGATCATGAAACCAGAAGATGTAGGATTTCCATCAAACAGAGTTGTACTTGGTAAGCACTCCGGAAGACACGCTTTAAAATCTCGTTTGCAAGAGCTTGGCATAGAACTCCCAGAAGAAGAGTTTGAAAAGCTTTTTGAGGAGTTTAAAGCTCTTTCTGATAAGAAAAAATACATATACGACGAAGACATAGAAGCCCTCATTTACAAAGATGTATTAAAACAAGACAACAAGTCTTTAAAACTAATAAGCTTTCAAGTCCAAACTGGAGACAATTTACTTCCCACTGCCACAGTTAGTTTAGAGATAAACGGCGAAAAGAAAATTTTTACAGCCACCGGCGATGGTCCTGTAGATGCTGTTATAAAAGCTATAGAAAAAGCTCTACCTCAAGAACCTAAATTCTTGGATTACTCCATAAAAGCCCTTACACCAAACACCGATGCCCAGGCAGAAGCAAGGGTTTTGATAGAGCTAAACGATATAAAATCCTCTGGCAGTTCCACAGATACAGATATAGTAAAAGCCAGTGCAAATGCCTTCTTGGATGCTGTAAACAAAGCGCTTTTCAAAAAACAAGTAAAAGAAAAAGCTATAGAAGGAGTTTAA
- the mraY gene encoding phospho-N-acetylmuramoyl-pentapeptide-transferase has protein sequence MLYWLGLVLKSHIFLFNVLRYITFRALIAVIVSFLITLVLSPIFMRKVTALNRLYGGYVREDTPETHSKKKFVPSMGGLIIILSLELSSILLMRLDIAQTWIMAFTVFGFAIVGFIDDFVKLKNKKGISARSKMLGQIIVSFVSASLLYFVMHIDTHIYFPFFKSLKLDLGYFYIVFVMLILIATSNAVNLTDGLDGLAIVPAMTTAFALGIISYVAGNSILARYLEIHYVENAGELAIFGMAVVGAGLGFLWFNSFPAQMFMGDVGSLGLGAALGMLAIMSKQELTLIIAGGVFVVEALSVIIQVSVFKITKGKRVFKMAPIHHHFELNGTPEPKIVVRIWIISILLAIFTIATLKLR, from the coding sequence ATGTTATATTGGCTTGGGTTAGTCCTTAAAAGTCATATATTTTTATTCAACGTATTAAGATATATCACCTTTAGGGCTTTGATAGCTGTTATCGTAAGTTTTCTTATTACGCTTGTTTTATCTCCTATTTTTATGAGAAAAGTAACAGCCCTAAATAGATTATACGGGGGCTATGTAAGGGAAGATACCCCAGAGACTCATTCTAAGAAAAAGTTTGTGCCTTCAATGGGCGGGCTTATAATAATACTTAGCCTTGAATTATCCTCAATTTTGCTCATGAGGCTTGATATAGCCCAAACATGGATAATGGCTTTTACGGTTTTTGGTTTTGCCATTGTTGGTTTTATAGATGATTTTGTAAAGTTAAAAAATAAAAAAGGTATATCCGCAAGGTCTAAGATGCTCGGTCAGATAATAGTGAGCTTTGTAAGTGCGTCGCTTCTTTACTTTGTTATGCACATAGATACTCATATATATTTCCCTTTTTTTAAAAGCCTAAAATTAGATTTGGGATATTTTTATATAGTTTTTGTAATGCTTATACTAATAGCCACTTCAAATGCTGTAAACCTTACAGACGGACTTGATGGACTTGCTATAGTCCCAGCTATGACTACTGCTTTTGCTCTTGGGATCATCTCTTACGTGGCTGGTAATAGCATATTAGCAAGGTATTTGGAGATTCATTATGTTGAAAACGCCGGAGAACTTGCTATATTTGGCATGGCTGTAGTAGGGGCTGGTCTTGGGTTTTTGTGGTTTAACTCTTTTCCCGCTCAAATGTTTATGGGGGATGTGGGATCTCTTGGGCTTGGAGCAGCCCTTGGTATGCTTGCTATCATGTCAAAGCAAGAACTAACCCTTATAATAGCTGGTGGGGTGTTTGTGGTGGAAGCCCTTAGTGTAATAATTCAAGTAAGCGTTTTTAAGATTACAAAAGGAAAACGGGTTTTTAAAATGGCACCCATTCATCATCATTTTGAATTAAACGGCACTCCAGAACCAAAGATTGTTGTAAGAATCTGGATAATATCTATACTTCTTGCAATTTTTACCATAGCTACGTTAAAATTAAGATGA
- a CDS encoding RNA methyltransferase, producing the protein MSVFIGVLHWPATDRYGNRIITSFTTLDLHDIARPAKTYGVETYYIAHPVDAQREIIQRQIEYWTSQENKDKQFTRYESVSLVKLVYNYEEIIEDIISKKGKKPITVGTDARTYPNTISYKELSKAIKSNDNDYLIIFGTGYGIPKSLMETFDLILEPIYGVSDWNHLSVRNAAAIILDRLLSRNRC; encoded by the coding sequence ATGAGCGTTTTTATAGGAGTTTTGCATTGGCCCGCTACAGATAGATACGGCAATAGAATTATCACATCTTTTACTACCCTTGATCTTCATGATATAGCAAGACCTGCAAAAACCTACGGTGTAGAGACTTACTATATAGCTCATCCGGTGGATGCTCAAAGGGAGATTATCCAAAGACAGATAGAGTATTGGACTTCCCAAGAAAACAAAGATAAACAATTTACAAGGTATGAAAGCGTATCTTTGGTAAAACTTGTTTATAACTATGAAGAGATTATAGAAGATATTATCTCTAAAAAAGGCAAAAAACCCATAACGGTGGGTACCGACGCGAGGACTTATCCAAATACGATATCTTACAAAGAGCTTTCTAAGGCTATAAAATCTAATGATAATGATTATCTTATAATATTTGGTACAGGATATGGTATACCAAAATCTTTGATGGAAACCTTTGATCTTATATTAGAACCCATCTACGGGGTTTCCGATTGGAATCATCTTTCGGTTAGAAACGCCGCCGCCATAATCTTAGATAGGCTTCTTAGTAGAAACAGGTGCTAA
- the aroE gene encoding shikimate dehydrogenase: MMSLPNGKTLCYGIFGYPVKHSLSPVFQSFAFSKKNINAIYMPFEVKPEDLEIAIKGAKAMSIKGLNITIPHKENVLEFVDVISDDVKKIGSCNTLFFEENIIKAYNTDYIGFKRALEEKTSLNGKKALVLGAGGTSKAIIYALTSSGVKVYLHNRTIEKALKLKEIFDLEVVGHIEDILQYVDIIVNTTSVGLKDDDKALFDYDKISAHHIVFDVIYKDTALIKKAKEKGAVAVNGLPMLVYQGLESFRIWTGVDAFDIAPQIFELLKSYKT; this comes from the coding sequence ATGATGAGCTTACCAAACGGTAAAACCCTTTGCTATGGTATCTTTGGGTATCCAGTTAAACATAGTTTATCCCCTGTTTTTCAGTCTTTTGCTTTTAGTAAAAAGAATATAAACGCTATATATATGCCTTTTGAAGTTAAACCAGAAGACTTGGAAATTGCTATAAAAGGCGCAAAAGCAATGTCTATAAAAGGCCTAAATATTACAATACCCCATAAAGAAAACGTGTTGGAATTTGTAGATGTGATCTCTGATGATGTAAAGAAAATAGGTTCTTGCAATACACTTTTTTTTGAAGAAAACATTATAAAAGCCTACAACACAGATTATATAGGTTTTAAAAGGGCTTTGGAAGAAAAAACTTCTTTAAATGGCAAAAAAGCTCTTGTGCTTGGAGCTGGTGGGACTTCAAAAGCTATAATATACGCTCTTACAAGCTCTGGTGTAAAAGTTTACCTTCACAATAGAACCATAGAAAAAGCCCTAAAACTAAAAGAGATTTTTGATTTAGAAGTGGTAGGACACATAGAAGATATACTTCAATACGTAGATATCATAGTAAATACCACATCTGTGGGATTAAAAGATGATGATAAAGCTCTTTTTGATTACGATAAGATATCAGCTCATCATATAGTTTTTGATGTGATATACAAAGATACAGCTCTTATAAAAAAAGCAAAAGAGAAAGGAGCCGTTGCTGTAAACGGCCTTCCCATGCTCGTTTATCAGGGCTTAGAGAGCTTTAGAATATGGACAGGTGTTGATGCTTTTGATATAGCGCCTCAGATTTTTGAGCTTTTAAAATCATATAAAACTTAA